In Pleuronectes platessa chromosome 4, fPlePla1.1, whole genome shotgun sequence, the following proteins share a genomic window:
- the rorb gene encoding nuclear receptor ROR-beta, with protein sequence MRAQIEVIPCKICGDKSSGIHYGVITCEGCKGFFRRSQQNNAAYSCPRQRNCLIDRTNRNRCQHCRLQKCLALGMSRDAVKFGRMSKKQRDSLYAEVQKHQARLQEQRQQQTGEAEALARVYSSSLTNGLSTLNHEIGGTYANGHVIELPKGGHGNGGGVPGGYYGMDSTQPSPDQSGLDMSGMKHIKQEPVYDLTPVPNLLCYGGYQDSQLGPNNVSMGELDRIAQNIIKSHLETCQYTAEELQQLAWQTHSYEEVKMYQSKPQDVLWQQCAIQITHAIQYVVEFAKRISGFMELCQNDQILLLKSGCLEVVLVRMCRAFNPLNNTVLFEGKYGGMQMFKALGCDDLVSAVFDFAKSLCSLQLTEEEIALFSAAVLISTDRPWLMEPRKVQKLQEKIYFALQHIMQKNHMDEDALAKLISRIPTLSALCTLHTEELQAFQQLHPETVNVLFPPLYKELFNPDPNSAMAMPK encoded by the exons CCCAGATCGAAGTTATACCCTGCAAAATCTGTGGAGACAAGTCATCAGGTATCCACTATGGAGTAATTACATGTGAAGGATGTAAG GGTTTCTTCAGAAGGAGTCAGCAGAACAATGCAGCGTACTCCTGTCCCCGCCAGAGGAACTGCCTCATCGACAGAACAAACCGCAACCGCTGCCAACACTGCCGCCTGCAGAAATGTCTCGCCCTAGGAATGTCAAGAGATG CGGTAAAGTTTGGCCGCATGTCCAAGAAGCAACGTGACAGCCTGTATGCAGAGGTCCAGAAGCACCAGGCGCGGCTGCAGgaacagcggcagcagcagacaggCGAAGCAGAAGCTCTGGCGCGTGTTTACTCATCCAGCCTAACCAACGGACTCTCCACCCTTAACCATGAGATCGGGGGCACCTACGCCAATGGTCACGTCATTGAGCTGCCCAAAGGCGGCCATGGTAATGGAGGCGGAGTCCCAGGAGGCTACTATGGGATGGATTCCACCCAGCCGTCTCCAGACCAGTCGGGTTTGGACATGTCGGGCATGAAGCACATTAAGCAGGAGCCCGTGTACGACTTGACGCCAGTGCCCAACCTGCTATGCTACGGAGGCTACCAGGACAGTCAGTTGGGGCCCAACAACGTCAGCATGGGAGAGCTGG ACCGTATCGCTCAGAATATCATCAAGTCCCACTTGGAGACATGTCAgtacacagcagaggagctgcagcagctagCCTGGCAGACACACTCCTACGAAGAGGTCAAGATGTACCAGAGCAAG CCCCAGGAcgtgctgtggcagcagtgtgccATTCAGATCACCCATGCAATCCAGTACGTGGTGGAGTTTGCCAAGCGCATCTCAGGGTTCATGGAACTGTGCCAGAATGACCAGATCCTCCTGCTCAAGTCAG GTTGTTTGGAGGTGGTCTTGGTGCGGATGTGCAGGGCGTTCAACCCTCTCAACAACACTGTGCTGTTCGAAGGGAAGTACGGAGGCATgcagatgttcaaagctctag GTTGTGACGACTTGGTGAGCGCGGTGTTTGACTTTGCCAAGAGCTTGTGCTCACTGCagctgacggaggaggagaTAGCTCTGTTCTCAGCAGCTGTACTAATTTCAACAG ATCGGCCATGGCTGATGGAACCGAGGAAGGTccagaagctccaggagaagaTCTACTTTGCTCTGCAGCACATTATGCAGAAGAACCACATGGACGAAGACGCTCTGGCTAAG CTGATCAGCCGAATCCCAACGTTGTCGGCCCTGTGCACTCTCCACACCGAGGAGCTCCAGGCCTTCCAGCAGCTCCACCCGGAAACAGTCAACGTCCTCTTCCCTCCACTCTACAAAGAACTCTTCAATCCCGACCCCAACTCTGCCATGGCCATGCCCAAGTGA